A genomic region of Rhizomicrobium sp. contains the following coding sequences:
- the egtB gene encoding ergothioneine biosynthesis protein EgtB: protein MAREATIPAESDSASSLLADYAAVRRHSEALAAPLTPEDQIVQSMPDASPVKWHLAHTTWFYEAVILGRFAPDYRPFDPAYGYLFNSYYEGLGPRHPRPQRGLLSRPPLDEILEYRMHVDEAMAQLIEQRPSESLDLVTLGLHHEQQHQELILTDILHAFSCNPLLPAYAERPAEPAPPAAPLFWIGHPGGIVEIGHAGAGFAFDNETPRHPVLLRPFRIAARPVTNGEYLDFIEDGGYRRPEFWLSDGWTFVQREALNAPLYWMGEGDGWRAFSLHGPHALEEHAPVAHVSFYEAAAYAAWAGARLPTEFEWEAALPPGRGAVWEWTRSSYDPYPGYRPFEGEVAEYNGKFMSGQVVLRGGSAATPRGHIRPTYRNFFPPSARWQLSGIRLAGDA, encoded by the coding sequence ATGGCGAGAGAGGCGACGATCCCCGCCGAAAGCGATTCGGCATCGTCTCTGCTGGCGGACTATGCGGCGGTGCGCCGCCATAGCGAGGCCCTTGCCGCGCCGCTGACGCCCGAGGATCAGATCGTCCAATCCATGCCGGATGCCAGTCCGGTAAAGTGGCATCTCGCGCATACGACATGGTTTTACGAGGCTGTCATCTTGGGAAGGTTCGCGCCGGACTATCGACCGTTCGATCCTGCCTACGGCTACCTGTTCAATTCCTATTACGAGGGCTTGGGTCCGCGCCATCCACGTCCGCAGCGCGGCCTTTTGAGCCGGCCGCCGCTGGACGAGATCCTCGAATATCGCATGCACGTCGATGAGGCGATGGCGCAATTGATCGAGCAGCGTCCGTCCGAGAGTTTGGATCTCGTCACGCTCGGCCTCCATCACGAGCAGCAGCATCAGGAGCTGATCCTCACCGACATCCTGCACGCCTTCTCCTGCAATCCGCTGCTCCCCGCCTATGCGGAGCGGCCGGCGGAGCCGGCGCCGCCCGCCGCGCCGCTGTTCTGGATCGGCCATCCCGGCGGCATCGTCGAGATCGGCCATGCCGGCGCGGGCTTTGCCTTCGACAACGAGACGCCGCGTCATCCGGTGCTGCTGCGGCCCTTTCGCATCGCCGCGCGCCCGGTCACGAACGGCGAATATCTCGACTTCATCGAAGACGGCGGCTATCGCCGTCCCGAATTCTGGCTGAGCGACGGCTGGACCTTCGTCCAGCGCGAGGCGCTCAACGCGCCGCTCTATTGGATGGGCGAGGGCGACGGCTGGCGCGCCTTTTCGCTGCATGGCCCCCATGCGCTTGAAGAGCACGCACCGGTCGCCCATGTCAGCTTCTACGAGGCGGCGGCTTATGCCGCCTGGGCGGGAGCGCGCTTGCCGACGGAATTCGAATGGGAAGCGGCGTTGCCGCCGGGTCGTGGCGCGGTGTGGGAATGGACGCGTTCCTCCTACGACCCCTATCCCGGCTATCGCCCGTTCGAAGGCGAGGTCGCCGAATACAACGGCAAATTTATGAGCGGGCAGGTGGTGCTGCGCGGCGGGTCGGCCGCGACCCCGCGCGGCCACATCCGCCCGACCTATCGCAATTTCTTTCCGCCGTCCGCGCGCTGGCAGCTCAGCGGCATACGCCTGGCAGGTGACGCATGA
- the msrA gene encoding peptide-methionine (S)-S-oxide reductase MsrA, translated as MLRMLRNTVLAAGIATICGLSTACADAVDKPIPAAKLDEAKTGAPASETAVLAGGCFWGMQGVFEHVKGVTKVVAGYSGGARETAIYELVGTETTGHAESVEVTFDPRVVSYGDLLRVYFSVAHDPTELNFQGPDSGLSYRSEVFFASPLQEKIARAYVAQLSAAQVFGAPIVTKIESLKGFYAAEGYHQDFLIHNPTYPYIAVNDMPKIEALKRVWPALYRDKPVTLAQR; from the coding sequence ATGCTTCGCATGCTTCGCAACACGGTTCTGGCCGCCGGCATCGCCACGATCTGCGGCCTCTCCACGGCCTGCGCCGACGCCGTCGATAAGCCGATTCCGGCCGCCAAGCTCGACGAAGCGAAGACCGGCGCGCCCGCGAGCGAGACCGCGGTGCTCGCCGGCGGATGTTTCTGGGGCATGCAGGGCGTGTTCGAGCATGTCAAAGGCGTGACGAAAGTGGTGGCCGGCTATTCCGGCGGTGCCAGGGAGACGGCGATCTACGAGCTGGTCGGCACCGAGACCACCGGCCATGCCGAATCGGTCGAGGTTACCTTCGATCCGCGCGTCGTGTCCTATGGCGACCTGCTGCGCGTCTATTTCTCCGTGGCGCACGATCCGACCGAACTCAACTTCCAGGGGCCGGACAGCGGCCTCAGCTACCGCTCGGAAGTCTTCTTCGCCTCGCCGCTGCAGGAGAAGATCGCCCGCGCCTATGTCGCGCAGCTCTCGGCGGCCCAGGTCTTCGGCGCGCCGATCGTCACCAAGATCGAGTCGCTGAAAGGGTTTTACGCGGCCGAGGGCTATCATCAGGATTTCCTGATCCACAACCCGACCTATCCTTACATCGCCGTCAACGATATGCCCAAGATCGAGGCACTGAAGCGGGTCTGGCCGGCGCTCTATCGCGACAAGCCGGTGACGCTGGCGCAGCGGTGA
- a CDS encoding DUF1109 domain-containing protein produces MKTDDLIAALSSDLEPARPRAVGSRLALGLGIGVVVSAAVMVLWLGVRADLMHAMMTGPFWMKFVYALSVAVLGFGLIDRLARPDGEGGIFGPLILAPLGVMIALAIYQLVLAPDDQRMAMMMGVSYEVCAFNIVVLSIPVFAGLFWSLKALAPTRLTLAGGVAGILAGAAGTVIYGFHCTESAAPFVAIWYTMGIAAVALLGAVFGRVLLRWQ; encoded by the coding sequence CTGGAGCCGGCGCGGCCGCGCGCGGTGGGAAGCCGGCTGGCGCTCGGCCTGGGCATCGGCGTGGTGGTCTCGGCGGCCGTGATGGTGCTGTGGCTCGGCGTCCGCGCCGATCTGATGCACGCGATGATGACCGGTCCGTTCTGGATGAAATTCGTCTATGCGCTGAGCGTCGCGGTGCTGGGCTTCGGCCTGATCGACCGGCTGGCGCGGCCCGACGGCGAGGGCGGGATATTCGGCCCCCTCATCCTCGCGCCGCTGGGCGTGATGATCGCGCTGGCGATCTATCAACTGGTCCTGGCGCCCGACGACCAGCGCATGGCGATGATGATGGGCGTCTCCTACGAAGTCTGCGCCTTCAACATCGTGGTCCTGTCGATCCCGGTCTTCGCCGGCCTGTTCTGGAGCCTCAAGGCATTGGCGCCGACAAGGCTGACGCTGGCGGGCGGGGTGGCCGGCATTCTGGCGGGCGCCGCCGGAACCGTCATCTATGGTTTCCACTGCACCGAGAGCGCGGCGCCCTTCGTGGCGATCTGGTACACGATGGGCATCGCGGCGGTCGCCCTTCTGGGCGCCGTTTTCGGCCGGGTCCTGCTGCGCTGGCAATGA